From the genome of Rathayibacter sp. VKM Ac-2759, one region includes:
- a CDS encoding TIGR03767 family metallophosphoesterase — MPGLSRRRFTTTVGLLAAASGLGLDRLGALLSAPVAAAAEAPSTLTQTILQGSVISGQYRGLRAGPGEPYVARIDVLRTAPAAGRTAARRSLLYLGHLSDLHVIDSESPGRIEPMIVQDHAAWGSAFHPQDALTVHATAAMVKAFADVRYSPLTGAAMEAAIVTGDSADMHSHHELRWYIDILDGVSVTPSSGSGSVFEGVQAWPEAAWAYRPADPTGGDFGDYGFPRLPDLLAQASSTPVDSVGLPVPWYTVYGNHETLLLGTFDIGSQLRALAVGGQKSFSLEGTASAVLGGYAASASPVQRLLDALGVQLGGSGFRAVSSDTRRRLFSQRDFMVEHFDTQPTPGPAGHGFTQHNLDSGETWWANDLTPSIRAFGLDTCNQVAGPDGAVPDDQFQWLKGELAKAQAEEKLVLIFSHHNSLTLENRAQRPGQTQTLHGAEEFVDLLLQYPVVVGWLNGHTHLNQILPHRGERGGFWEITTASCIDFPQQQQTVELVDNRDGTLSIFTTVLDHASPVVPGTSGGYLDLASQSRELAANDWAEDPLMRRGSPLDRNTELLLPAPFDLSAIGDGVLETQQMGARTRLAQYEAGHLS, encoded by the coding sequence GTGCCCGGTCTGTCCCGTCGCCGGTTCACGACGACGGTCGGACTCCTCGCCGCGGCGAGCGGGCTCGGCCTCGACCGGCTGGGAGCACTCCTCTCGGCCCCTGTCGCCGCGGCGGCCGAGGCGCCCAGCACCCTGACGCAGACGATCCTCCAGGGCTCCGTGATCTCGGGGCAGTACCGCGGGCTCCGCGCCGGACCGGGTGAGCCCTACGTCGCGCGCATCGACGTGCTGCGGACGGCGCCCGCTGCCGGCCGTACCGCCGCCCGGCGCTCGCTCCTGTACCTGGGACACCTCTCCGATCTGCACGTCATCGACTCGGAGTCGCCCGGCCGCATCGAGCCGATGATCGTCCAGGACCACGCCGCGTGGGGGTCGGCGTTCCACCCGCAGGACGCGCTCACCGTGCACGCCACCGCGGCGATGGTGAAGGCGTTCGCCGACGTGCGCTACAGCCCGCTGACCGGAGCGGCGATGGAGGCGGCGATCGTCACCGGCGACAGCGCCGACATGCACTCGCACCACGAGCTCCGCTGGTACATCGACATCCTCGACGGCGTCAGCGTCACTCCGTCCAGCGGATCCGGCTCGGTGTTCGAGGGCGTGCAGGCCTGGCCGGAGGCGGCCTGGGCCTACCGTCCGGCGGATCCGACCGGAGGCGACTTCGGCGACTACGGCTTCCCCCGCCTCCCGGATCTGCTCGCGCAGGCGAGCTCGACGCCCGTCGACTCGGTCGGTCTCCCCGTGCCCTGGTACACGGTCTACGGCAACCACGAGACGCTGCTGCTGGGCACCTTCGACATCGGCTCGCAGCTGCGCGCCCTCGCCGTCGGTGGGCAGAAGTCGTTCTCACTCGAGGGCACCGCCTCCGCGGTCCTCGGGGGCTATGCGGCGTCGGCGAGCCCGGTGCAGCGCTTGCTCGATGCTCTCGGCGTGCAGCTCGGAGGCTCGGGCTTCCGCGCTGTGTCGAGCGACACTCGCCGCCGGCTGTTCTCGCAGCGCGACTTCATGGTGGAGCACTTCGACACGCAGCCCACGCCCGGGCCGGCCGGCCACGGCTTCACCCAGCACAACCTCGACAGCGGCGAGACCTGGTGGGCGAACGATCTGACGCCGAGCATCCGCGCCTTCGGACTCGACACCTGCAACCAGGTCGCCGGGCCCGACGGCGCCGTACCCGACGACCAGTTCCAGTGGCTGAAGGGCGAGCTCGCCAAGGCGCAGGCCGAGGAGAAGCTCGTACTGATCTTCAGCCACCACAACAGCCTCACACTCGAGAACCGCGCCCAGCGCCCGGGTCAGACCCAGACCCTGCACGGGGCGGAGGAGTTCGTCGACCTGCTGCTGCAGTACCCGGTCGTCGTGGGCTGGCTGAACGGCCACACCCACCTGAACCAGATCCTCCCGCACCGCGGCGAGCGGGGCGGGTTCTGGGAGATCACCACGGCCTCGTGCATCGACTTCCCTCAGCAGCAGCAGACCGTCGAGCTCGTCGACAACCGCGACGGCACGCTCTCGATCTTCACCACCGTGCTCGACCATGCCTCGCCGGTCGTGCCGGGCACGAGCGGCGGCTATCTCGACCTCGCCTCGCAGAGCAGGGAGCTCGCCGCGAACGACTGGGCCGAGGACCCGCTCATGCGCCGCGGATCGCCGCTCGACCGCAACACGGAGCTGCTGCTGCCGGCTCCCTTCGATCTGTCGGCGATCGGCGACGGTGTGCTCGAGACGCAGCAGATGGGTGCCCGGACCCGGCTCGCTCAGTACGAAGCGGGGCATCTCTCGTGA
- a CDS encoding HK97 family phage prohead protease: MGHDPSEPQNILGKAVDIQLDQSGKSQLTAQFDAAGINPKADLIYRQVKAGTRRTVSAGFIPHTMEFEDDVPLLKDNELLEVSVVAIPANRNALALSFESGGLDTKDASFLIKSMRDEADSIGAEPIASLTRSLRSFATRALS, from the coding sequence CTGGGCCACGATCCTTCTGAGCCGCAGAACATCCTCGGCAAGGCCGTCGACATCCAGCTCGACCAGAGCGGCAAGTCTCAGCTGACTGCCCAGTTCGACGCGGCCGGAATCAACCCGAAGGCCGATCTCATCTACCGCCAGGTCAAGGCGGGCACGCGGCGCACCGTCTCCGCTGGCTTCATCCCTCACACGATGGAGTTCGAGGACGACGTGCCCTTGCTCAAGGACAACGAGCTGCTCGAAGTGAGCGTCGTTGCCATCCCGGCGAACCGCAACGCTCTGGCGCTGAGCTTCGAGAGCGGCGGGCTCGACACGAAGGACGCCAGCTTCCTCATCAAGAGCATGCGCGACGAGGCCGACTCCATCGGGGCTGAGCCGATCGCGTCGCTGACCCGATCGCTACGGTCCTTTGCGACCCGCGCGCTGAGCTAG
- a CDS encoding tyrosine recombinase XerC, with amino-acid sequence MPDDTIAGAVDDFLRYVLDERSLSPATAKGYRGDLAKLVEFAGTKHTDRMDQLDLELLRDWLWHESQTGAARATLARRTAAVRSFSSWALRSERLATDVAARLRTPKAGRSLPRVLTQPQTEHVIDIVSAQGATEDPVALRDLAIIELLYASGIRVSELVAIDTADLDLSRLTVLVTGKGSKQRVVPFGVPAKEALVAYLEKARPTLVSERTDALLLGRRGARLTPRTVYGVVARLLDGGQGSGPSGPHTLRHTAATHLLDGGADLRAVQEMLGHASLGTTQIYTHVSTERIREAYRLAHPRA; translated from the coding sequence ATGCCTGACGACACGATCGCGGGAGCGGTCGACGACTTCCTCCGCTACGTGCTCGACGAGCGCTCGCTCTCACCCGCCACCGCCAAGGGCTACCGCGGTGACCTCGCCAAGCTCGTCGAGTTCGCGGGCACGAAGCACACCGACCGCATGGACCAGCTCGACCTCGAGCTCCTGCGCGACTGGCTCTGGCACGAATCGCAGACCGGGGCCGCGCGGGCGACGCTCGCGCGGCGGACGGCCGCGGTCCGCTCCTTCTCGTCGTGGGCACTCCGCTCCGAGCGCCTCGCGACCGACGTCGCGGCACGGCTGCGCACCCCGAAAGCCGGGCGCTCCCTTCCCCGCGTGCTCACGCAGCCGCAGACCGAGCACGTCATCGACATCGTCTCGGCGCAGGGGGCGACCGAGGATCCGGTCGCGCTCCGCGACCTCGCGATCATCGAGCTGCTCTACGCCTCGGGGATCCGCGTCTCGGAGCTGGTCGCCATCGACACGGCCGACCTCGACCTCTCCCGGCTCACCGTCCTCGTCACCGGCAAGGGCTCGAAGCAGCGCGTCGTCCCGTTCGGCGTCCCCGCGAAGGAGGCGCTCGTCGCCTACCTCGAGAAGGCCCGCCCCACGCTGGTCTCCGAGCGCACCGACGCCCTCCTCCTCGGCCGCCGCGGCGCCCGCCTCACGCCGCGCACGGTCTACGGCGTCGTCGCGCGCCTGCTCGACGGCGGGCAGGGTTCCGGCCCGTCGGGCCCGCACACCCTCCGGCACACCGCCGCCACCCACCTCCTCGACGGCGGGGCCGACCTCCGGGCGGTCCAGGAGATGCTCGGCCACGCGAGCCTCGGCACCACGCAGATCTACACGCACGTCTCGACCGAGCGCATCCGCGAGGCCTACCGGCTCGCGCACCCGCGCGCCTGA
- a CDS encoding DUF2469 family protein: MDEDEFEDYDREVELALYREYRDVVSQFSYVVETERRFYLANEVELVRRDTEHDFYFELTMRDVWVWDVYRSDRFVKSVRVLTFKDVNVEELSRKEFELPKELALDE, from the coding sequence ATGGATGAAGACGAATTCGAGGACTACGACCGCGAGGTCGAGCTGGCACTGTACCGGGAGTACCGCGACGTCGTCTCGCAGTTCTCGTACGTCGTCGAGACCGAGCGCCGGTTCTACCTGGCGAACGAGGTCGAGCTGGTCCGCCGCGACACCGAGCACGACTTCTACTTCGAGCTGACCATGCGCGACGTGTGGGTCTGGGACGTCTACCGCTCCGACCGCTTCGTGAAGTCGGTGCGCGTGCTGACCTTCAAGGACGTCAACGTCGAGGAGCTCTCGCGCAAGGAGTTCGAGCTGCCCAAGGAGCTCGCGCTCGACGAGTAG
- a CDS encoding terminase family protein yields the protein MPHLKLGAIRDFRFIIKAQRYWREDEWSKGDLYYTFPNGAVLEFFSVDSSKAHGPRRDVLFLNECNNVTYEVYTQLETRTRKLVVLDYNPTSEFWVHTEVEPHNPHDFLKLTYRDNEALEPAIVRSVESRMHDANYWRVYGLGEIGLPEGVIYENWEPVEAVPEGAQLFRHTLDFGFTNDPSALVDLYRYEGGFLLDEQLYLTDQKNKALANAIRTAGGLTPAAQDGAYIGRTHTLTIADSSEPKSIAEIRDYGVLDEPPHRDPAGVQPPA from the coding sequence CTGCCGCACCTCAAGCTCGGCGCGATCCGCGACTTCCGGTTCATCATAAAGGCGCAGCGCTACTGGCGCGAGGACGAGTGGTCGAAGGGAGACCTGTACTACACGTTCCCGAACGGGGCGGTGCTGGAGTTCTTCTCCGTCGACTCCTCGAAGGCGCACGGGCCACGCCGCGACGTGCTCTTCTTGAACGAGTGCAACAACGTCACCTACGAGGTCTACACGCAGCTCGAGACGCGTACGCGCAAGCTCGTCGTCCTCGACTACAACCCGACCAGTGAGTTCTGGGTCCACACAGAGGTCGAGCCGCACAACCCGCACGACTTTCTCAAGCTGACGTACCGAGACAACGAGGCGCTGGAGCCGGCCATCGTGCGCTCGGTCGAGAGCCGCATGCACGACGCGAACTACTGGCGCGTGTACGGCCTGGGGGAGATCGGTCTCCCGGAGGGCGTCATCTACGAGAACTGGGAGCCGGTCGAGGCCGTGCCCGAGGGCGCTCAGCTCTTCCGGCACACCCTGGACTTCGGCTTCACCAACGACCCATCCGCTCTGGTGGACCTGTACCGCTACGAGGGCGGCTTCCTGCTCGATGAGCAGTTGTACCTAACGGACCAGAAGAACAAGGCGCTGGCCAACGCAATCCGCACGGCCGGGGGGCTGACGCCTGCCGCCCAGGACGGGGCGTACATCGGTCGCACCCACACGCTGACGATCGCGGACTCCTCCGAACCGAAGAGCATCGCGGAGATCCGGGACTATGGCGTGCTAGACGAGCCTCCTCACCGGGATCCAGCGGGAGTTCAACCGCCAGCGTGA
- a CDS encoding YraN family protein, translating to MDKDELGRRGEEIAAAHLRAHGFEILDRNWRVREGELDIVAREGAALVVVEVKTRSSTRFGLPVEAITRAKAARLRRLAYAWAHEHHERSRHLRIDAVGIIAPEGVPTQVRHLRAVA from the coding sequence ATGGACAAGGACGAGTTGGGGCGGCGGGGCGAGGAGATCGCGGCGGCGCATCTGAGGGCGCACGGGTTCGAGATCCTGGATCGCAACTGGCGGGTGCGGGAGGGCGAGCTGGACATCGTGGCGCGTGAGGGTGCGGCGCTGGTGGTGGTGGAGGTGAAGACGAGGTCGTCGACGCGGTTCGGGTTGCCGGTGGAGGCGATCACGCGGGCGAAGGCGGCGCGGTTGCGGCGGTTGGCGTATGCGTGGGCGCATGAGCATCACGAGCGGTCGCGGCATCTGCGGATCGATGCGGTGGGGATCATCGCGCCCGAGGGTGTGCCGACGCAGGTGCGTCATCTGCGGGCGGTGGCGTAA
- the dprA gene encoding DNA-processing protein DprA encodes MRTAELFDRTEIRAVRPLLTEGTAIDPVEVLARAAWSSLTEPGDAVAATLIDGIGAAAALAHVITTSTAADILASTEEPPLEPTALAVGLERWRPRVDRALLRRRLEIAHRLDAHLLVPGSAGWPESLDDLGPHAPLVLWVRGDASALTTPRRLALVGARAATGYGEHVAAELAAGTADRGVLVVSGGAFGIDAVAHRAALGTGGRTVAFLAGGADRLYPTAHSDLLHRIIATPGSAVVTEVPPGTTPTRWRFLQRNRLIAASTAATVVVEAGARSGSLNTAGHAAALGRPLGTVPGPVTSSSSAGCHRLLREYAATCVTSAADVLELLGAREQSAEVAEPAGPATRIMDALRGRGAHDTDSIARAAGCSVADALAMLGALLADGFVERGEDGGWRAAPR; translated from the coding sequence ATGCGCACTGCCGAGCTGTTCGACCGGACGGAGATCCGCGCGGTCCGTCCCCTGCTGACGGAGGGGACCGCGATCGATCCCGTCGAGGTGCTGGCCCGCGCCGCCTGGAGTTCGCTCACCGAGCCCGGGGACGCCGTCGCTGCGACGCTGATCGACGGCATCGGTGCCGCCGCGGCGCTCGCTCACGTGATCACGACCTCGACCGCCGCCGACATCCTGGCCTCGACCGAGGAGCCTCCCCTCGAGCCGACCGCTCTCGCGGTGGGACTCGAGCGATGGCGCCCCCGGGTGGACCGGGCGCTTCTGCGGCGGCGACTCGAGATCGCGCACCGTCTCGATGCCCACCTGCTGGTGCCGGGGTCGGCCGGATGGCCCGAGTCGCTGGACGACCTCGGTCCGCACGCGCCACTCGTCCTCTGGGTACGGGGCGACGCCTCCGCCCTCACGACGCCTCGTCGACTCGCGCTCGTCGGTGCGAGAGCGGCCACCGGCTACGGCGAGCACGTCGCCGCGGAACTCGCCGCGGGAACCGCGGATCGAGGGGTGCTCGTCGTCTCGGGCGGCGCCTTCGGGATCGACGCCGTCGCTCATCGCGCAGCGCTCGGCACGGGTGGTCGTACGGTGGCGTTCCTCGCCGGAGGCGCCGACCGGCTCTACCCGACGGCCCACTCCGACCTGCTGCACCGCATCATCGCGACGCCCGGCAGCGCCGTGGTGACGGAGGTGCCCCCGGGCACGACACCCACGCGGTGGAGGTTCCTCCAGCGGAACAGGCTGATCGCGGCGTCGACGGCGGCCACGGTCGTCGTCGAGGCCGGTGCCCGCTCCGGTTCGCTCAACACCGCGGGGCATGCGGCCGCGCTCGGTCGGCCGCTGGGAACTGTTCCCGGACCGGTGACGAGCTCCTCCTCCGCGGGCTGCCACCGTCTCCTCCGCGAGTACGCGGCGACGTGCGTCACCTCGGCGGCCGACGTCCTCGAACTCCTCGGAGCGCGCGAGCAGAGTGCGGAGGTGGCTGAGCCCGCCGGGCCCGCCACCCGGATCATGGACGCCCTGCGGGGGAGAGGCGCACACGACACCGACTCGATCGCGCGAGCGGCGGGCTGCTCGGTGGCCGACGCGCTGGCGATGCTCGGGGCGCTCCTCGCCGACGGCTTCGTCGAGCGCGGCGAGGACGGAGGGTGGCGCGCCGCGCCGAGGTGA
- a CDS encoding ribonuclease HII, giving the protein MVVADPTLTLERRLFRQGYESVIGCDEVGRGAIAGPVSVGVVSIGSRCGRFPEGLRDSKLLAPARREALLPGVVKWVSGWAIGESSADEIDETGIIAGLARAASRGIERLVDQGVDLSKAVVLLDGKHDWLSPALGPWASELTIVTRIKADRDCASVSAASVLAKVGRDGQMVRHHDDFADYAWDSNKGYGSAAHWAGIDRVGPSPLHRVTWLSKSRSAVEPDELSPSASGPLAPA; this is encoded by the coding sequence TTCCGCCAGGGCTACGAGAGCGTCATCGGCTGCGACGAGGTCGGCCGCGGCGCGATCGCCGGCCCCGTCTCGGTCGGAGTCGTCTCGATCGGCTCCCGTTGCGGCCGCTTCCCGGAGGGGCTGCGCGACTCCAAGCTCCTCGCCCCCGCGCGGCGCGAGGCACTGCTGCCGGGAGTCGTGAAGTGGGTGTCCGGCTGGGCGATCGGCGAGTCCTCCGCCGACGAGATCGACGAGACCGGCATCATCGCCGGACTCGCGCGCGCCGCCTCCCGGGGCATCGAGCGCCTGGTCGACCAGGGCGTGGACCTCTCGAAGGCCGTGGTGCTGCTCGACGGCAAGCACGACTGGCTGAGCCCCGCCCTCGGGCCGTGGGCGTCGGAGCTCACCATCGTGACCCGCATCAAGGCCGACCGCGACTGCGCGTCGGTGTCCGCCGCCTCCGTGCTCGCGAAGGTCGGCCGCGACGGCCAGATGGTGCGCCACCACGACGACTTCGCCGACTACGCCTGGGACAGCAACAAGGGCTACGGCAGCGCCGCGCACTGGGCCGGCATCGACCGCGTCGGGCCGTCGCCGCTGCACCGCGTCACGTGGCTGTCGAAGTCGCGCTCGGCCGTGGAGCCCGACGAGCTCTCGCCCTCGGCGTCCGGCCCCCTCGCACCGGCGTAG
- a CDS encoding YopX family protein, which yields MSRKIKFRAWSDSNNAFIFRGLFDRNWHNERDLLVQVSLPHDRQMYTLEQFTGLLDKKSVEIYEGDIVEYLNGEWSFHAVVEWSDHYWYMRGVQPVDNFNFEDTTPGELAVVGNIHENPDLLE from the coding sequence ATGAGCCGCAAGATCAAGTTCAGAGCGTGGAGTGACAGCAACAACGCATTTATCTTTCGAGGCCTGTTCGATCGTAACTGGCACAACGAGCGCGATCTCCTTGTGCAAGTCTCGCTACCTCATGACCGACAGATGTACACGTTAGAGCAGTTCACCGGCCTCCTTGACAAGAAAAGCGTCGAAATATACGAAGGCGACATAGTCGAGTACCTAAACGGGGAATGGAGTTTCCATGCGGTCGTCGAGTGGTCAGACCACTACTGGTACATGCGGGGTGTTCAGCCCGTGGACAACTTCAACTTTGAGGACACGACTCCGGGTGAGCTTGCGGTCGTAGGCAACATCCACGAGAACCCGGACCTCCTCGAGTGA
- a CDS encoding YifB family Mg chelatase-like AAA ATPase, whose amino-acid sequence MGIGRTSSVGLVGFAGAVVGVEAHSADGTPGMVIIGLPDAALSQAKERVRSAAINSGSVVSEYKITVNLSPAAMPKHGSAFDLAIGLATLAALGEVNPESVASVVHVGELGLDGRLRSVPGVLPAVLAAAREGRRRVMVPSDDRLEAELVDGVEVIAVSSLAAAAVWHGAEWDVPVLPEETSAPAATIEPEARLDFADVIGNEEAAEAMVVAAAGGHHVFLLGPPGAGKTMLASRLPGILPDLDDEAALEATCMRSLTGAPTGGDLVRRPPFESPHHSASAAAIVGGGSGRIRPGAVARATRGILFLDEAPEFSAVALDALRQPLESGVIRIHRANAVAEFPARVQLVLAANPCPCGRHGIPGETCTCAPALRRRYLARLSGPLLDRVDIRLTVRRIGAAQLAARRDEPGLSTAEARARVVAARARAAERWRRTPWSTNSEVAGNWLRSTAHRPTAGESRVLDRALERGLVTMRGYDRVLRLGWTLADLDGVDRPTAAHLGRALVLRGGAA is encoded by the coding sequence ATGGGCATCGGGAGGACGTCGTCGGTGGGGCTCGTGGGGTTCGCGGGCGCGGTGGTCGGGGTGGAGGCGCATTCGGCCGATGGGACGCCGGGGATGGTGATCATCGGGTTGCCGGATGCGGCGCTGTCGCAGGCGAAGGAGCGGGTGCGGTCGGCGGCGATCAACTCCGGGAGCGTGGTCTCGGAGTACAAGATCACGGTGAACCTGTCGCCGGCGGCGATGCCCAAGCACGGGTCGGCGTTCGACCTCGCGATCGGGCTCGCGACGCTGGCAGCGCTGGGTGAGGTGAATCCGGAGTCGGTCGCGTCGGTCGTGCACGTCGGCGAGCTGGGTCTGGACGGGCGGTTGCGGTCGGTGCCGGGGGTGCTTCCGGCGGTGCTCGCGGCGGCGCGGGAGGGGCGGCGGCGCGTGATGGTCCCCTCCGACGACCGGCTCGAGGCCGAGCTGGTCGATGGTGTCGAGGTCATCGCGGTCTCCTCGCTCGCCGCGGCTGCGGTGTGGCACGGCGCCGAGTGGGACGTTCCGGTCCTGCCGGAGGAGACGTCAGCGCCCGCGGCGACGATCGAGCCGGAGGCGCGGCTCGACTTCGCCGATGTGATCGGCAACGAGGAGGCGGCGGAGGCGATGGTCGTCGCGGCCGCGGGCGGTCACCACGTGTTCCTGCTCGGACCGCCCGGCGCGGGCAAGACCATGCTCGCGTCTCGCCTGCCGGGGATCCTGCCCGATCTCGACGACGAGGCGGCTCTGGAGGCGACGTGCATGCGCTCGCTGACCGGCGCGCCGACCGGCGGTGATCTCGTACGGCGCCCGCCGTTCGAGAGCCCGCACCACTCCGCCTCCGCCGCGGCGATCGTCGGGGGCGGCAGCGGACGCATCCGGCCCGGCGCCGTCGCGCGCGCCACCCGCGGAATCCTCTTCCTCGACGAGGCTCCGGAGTTCTCGGCGGTGGCGCTCGATGCGCTGCGCCAGCCGCTCGAGTCCGGGGTGATCCGCATCCACCGCGCGAACGCCGTCGCGGAGTTCCCGGCCCGGGTGCAGCTCGTTCTCGCGGCGAACCCGTGCCCGTGCGGTCGGCACGGGATCCCGGGGGAGACGTGCACCTGCGCTCCGGCCCTGAGGCGCCGCTATCTCGCACGGCTCAGTGGTCCGCTGCTCGACCGGGTCGACATCCGGCTGACGGTCCGCCGGATCGGCGCGGCGCAGCTGGCGGCCCGCCGCGACGAGCCCGGCCTCTCGACGGCGGAGGCACGAGCACGCGTCGTCGCTGCCCGAGCCCGCGCCGCCGAGCGGTGGCGCCGCACGCCCTGGTCGACCAACTCGGAGGTCGCCGGCAACTGGCTCCGCTCGACCGCGCACCGCCCGACGGCCGGCGAGTCTCGGGTGCTCGATCGTGCGCTGGAGAGAGGGCTCGTGACGATGCGCGGCTACGACCGCGTCCTCCGCCTCGGCTGGACGCTCGCCGACCTCGACGGCGTCGACCGCCCCACGGCCGCTCATCTCGGGCGGGCCCTCGTGCTGCGAGGAGGTGCCGCGTGA
- a CDS encoding phosphodiesterase, with product MGDETAQAVRPQLGHFRAADRIIAHLSDTHFLAEGAPLYGRVDTVTRLAEAVERLVERGGALDAIVVTGDVADRGEEDAYRRVRAALGPLGERFGCPIIWGMGNHDERSAFRRVLLDETDENEAPIDQVVDLDGLRLIALDSAVPGFHHGALTDAQLDSLADVLAMPAPLGTILALHHPPLPTPLGAMTVLELRGMDRLEEVVRGTDVRAILGGHLHYPTAATFAGVPVFVAGATSYTMDLGAPERELRGIDGAQSFSLVHVHPETVATSLVPTATAAVATRFGTDLIEKLESLDEQGRIDLWSRMPDA from the coding sequence GTGGGCGACGAGACAGCACAGGCGGTGAGGCCGCAGCTCGGTCACTTCAGGGCGGCCGACCGCATCATCGCCCACCTCAGCGACACGCACTTCCTCGCAGAGGGCGCTCCTCTCTACGGGCGGGTCGACACCGTCACCCGGCTCGCGGAGGCCGTGGAGCGGCTCGTCGAGCGCGGGGGTGCGCTCGACGCGATCGTCGTCACCGGCGATGTCGCCGACCGCGGGGAGGAGGACGCGTACCGACGCGTCCGCGCCGCGCTCGGCCCGCTGGGGGAGCGCTTCGGGTGCCCGATCATCTGGGGGATGGGCAACCACGACGAGCGCAGCGCCTTCCGCAGAGTCCTCCTAGACGAGACCGACGAGAACGAGGCGCCCATCGACCAGGTCGTCGACCTCGACGGGCTCCGCCTCATCGCGCTCGACAGCGCCGTGCCCGGCTTCCACCACGGTGCGCTCACCGACGCCCAGCTCGACAGCCTCGCCGACGTCCTCGCAATGCCGGCGCCGCTCGGCACGATCCTCGCGCTGCACCACCCGCCGCTGCCGACCCCGCTCGGGGCGATGACGGTGCTCGAGCTGCGCGGGATGGACCGGCTCGAGGAGGTCGTCCGCGGCACCGACGTGCGCGCGATCCTCGGCGGCCACCTGCACTACCCGACCGCAGCGACGTTCGCCGGTGTCCCTGTCTTCGTCGCCGGCGCGACCAGCTACACGATGGACCTCGGCGCCCCCGAGCGGGAGCTCCGCGGGATCGACGGCGCCCAGAGCTTCTCGCTCGTGCACGTCCACCCCGAGACCGTCGCGACCTCGCTCGTCCCGACGGCGACCGCCGCGGTCGCCACCCGCTTCGGCACCGACCTCATCGAGAAGCTCGAGAGCCTCGACGAGCAGGGCCGCATCGACCTCTGGTCGCGGATGCCCGATGCCTGA
- a CDS encoding phage minor head protein, translating into MQRTFTGQRTKDYVDSLLNWEQANVAMKAAVEPALLAVIIETGMDAMQQIGMQPSTYDPYSDAINAWYQQRTTKIAEDVNDETEKQLRATLTEGANAGESSYQLQARIEAVMGLVSTLRADLIAQTEIARAQSFADVQAWDQSGIVTAKEWYTAQDERVCKFCVPMHGRVIGLDKNFHSKGDVQTEAGTNRKGEETTYVYNHDYDDVAGAPLHPRCRCTLLPVRVR; encoded by the coding sequence GTGCAGCGCACCTTCACCGGACAGCGCACGAAGGACTACGTCGATTCGCTCCTCAACTGGGAGCAAGCCAACGTGGCCATGAAGGCTGCCGTAGAACCAGCCCTTCTCGCCGTGATCATCGAGACCGGCATGGACGCCATGCAGCAGATCGGCATGCAGCCGAGCACCTACGACCCGTACAGCGACGCCATCAACGCTTGGTACCAGCAGCGCACCACGAAGATCGCTGAGGATGTCAACGACGAGACGGAGAAGCAGCTCCGAGCGACGCTGACCGAAGGTGCCAACGCGGGGGAGAGCAGCTACCAGCTCCAGGCGCGCATCGAAGCTGTCATGGGGCTCGTCTCGACGCTACGCGCTGACCTAATCGCCCAGACCGAGATCGCCCGTGCTCAGAGCTTCGCCGACGTGCAGGCGTGGGACCAGAGCGGCATCGTCACGGCGAAGGAGTGGTACACCGCCCAGGACGAGCGCGTCTGTAAGTTCTGTGTACCGATGCATGGCCGCGTGATCGGCCTGGACAAGAACTTCCACTCGAAGGGCGACGTCCAGACTGAGGCCGGTACGAACCGGAAGGGCGAGGAGACGACCTACGTCTACAACCACGACTACGACGATGTGGCAGGCGCTCCGCTGCACCCGCGGTGCAGGTGCACGTTGCTGCCGGTGCGTGTCCGCTAG